Below is a genomic region from Bradyrhizobium sp. 1(2017).
CGAGGAAACTACTGGGGCTGCAAAGCAGATAGGTTGGGATTGTTTGGCGGTCGGCTTTGTAAGGGGCTTTGCCGAGAATAAGCATGCTTTCCAAGAAATTTTTCCCTCCCCCTCGGGGTGCAGGAGGCAGCGGGCCTCGTGGACTGCACGCCCAGAGCAATTCACTCCGCGAGTGCGCGATAAACTGAAGCTCGACCGGTCTTCAACGTCTTCGCAATCGCAGACGGCCCCACGCCGTCGGCCTTCATCTTCCTGATCTTCGCGGCATCGATTGCTCGCCTTGCGCCCCTTGTAGACGCCGCGCACCTCGGCGCTGGCGATCCCTTCAAGCTGGCGCTCGCGGCGAAGGCTGCAGCCACGACTTATCGCCGCGCTCATACTCCCCGGAAGAAAACGGATTCCGATTTGCGTATCGATCCGGTAGATTGCGGACGTTTACACATGAACGAGCGATCAGTTGTAATTCTCGAGAGGATAAATCATCTATGCGCGCCGCCGTTTCCTACATCCGCGTCTCAAAACCGAAGCAAGGCCGCAGCGGTCTCGGCCTGGAAGCGCAGCAAGCCGCGATCAGATCTTTTTGCGCGCAGCACGGCTTCAACATCGAAGCCGAGTACCGCGAGGTCGAGACCGGGAAAGGCGCTGATGCGCTGGAGCGCAGGCCCGAGCTCGCAGCCGCCATGAAGTTCGCTCGCAAACTTGGTCGAGGCGGCAAGTCAGGCGCTGCTCCAATCATCATCGCCAAGCTGGACCGACTAAGCCGTGACGTTCACTTCATCAGCGGCCTGATGGTGCAACGCATTCCCTTCATCGTCACCGAGCTCGGACCCGAGGTGGACCCGTTCATGCTGCATATCCACGCCGCTGTCGCAGAGAAGGAGCGTGAGCGCATCGCTCAACGCACTAAGGAAGCCCTTGCGGCAGCCAAGGCTCGCGGTCAGATGCTGGGCAATCCTGCAATCGGAGAAGCTCGCAAGGCCGAAGCAGACCTGCACGCCGAGCATTTCCGGCCCATTCTCGGACCGCTACGCCACCTGCCCGCCAAGCGGATCTCGGTGATCCTGAATGATCGAGGCGTAACGACGCCACGCGGTGGCAAGTGGCAGGCTACTCAGGTGATCAGGCTGCTCAGCCGTCTACAATTGTCGGCTGGTAATCCAAGCTGACTCAGCCCGGCTCGTCCGACCTGACCTTTGCCGGCGGCATCAGCAGCATCGTCTCCGCGGTCAATCCGCCGCCTGCCGCAATCCGATACAATTCGGCATCGCTGAGCTCATGGATCGGAATCTCTTGACGATCAACAATCTGCACAGCCTTGCCATCCAGGCGATCGATCAACTCGTGAATGTAGGCGAGATTGCCCTGCTCCGCCTTGTCGAGCAGCTGGTCTGCGACCCTGCGCAGTGCCAAAGGACGGCTCCGAAGCGCGATCCGGAGCGCGTCGTTGAAGGGTTTCTCCCTGTTCACACTACCGATAGGTCGTCCCATGGGATCCCCCTAATCACATCGCCATGCATGTGATTCTAGACTCAATTCTTCGGTGGAACTACTGCCTTTTGCGCTTCTTCGATCGGCCCTCGGCAGGCCGCCAACTGCTCTGGTCAGTTACGCCGTTCTTATGGCAGCCTGCGTTGATGCTTCCTCTATCAATCGCGGCGCAGCGACACGCGAGCGATCTGACGTTCCCCTCCCCCAGCAGATGGGGTGTGCCGCGAAGACAGAATCCATGTTGAACGCGCTCCCGCCCCTATGAAGCGCGGTATGCCGCCAGAAATCGCTTGTAACCGCATTCGGGGTCTTCAGCGATTTGCAGAGGATCCGTGAACCGCAACCAACGCATCATCAAAGTCCGGGCGTCCTGGCCCAATGAATTTTCTTCAGACTGCCCCTGAAGCTCCGTAATCAACCACTCGAAGAAGAGTGCCGCCGTAGCGACATTCGCGCGAGGAACGGAGCCGGACGCCGCAGAGCCGAACAAGTCGATCAGCCGCTCGCCGACGACCTTCGGATCGTATTGGGTGGCAATCCGCGTCAGCTTTTCCAAGGTGGCCGGCCGGATCTCTTCTACCGTCGAAAGCAGCAAACTGACGTACTCAAGGTGGCAACGGCGCCAGATGCGCCACATGTTGTCCGAGTAGTGGTAATGAAAAGCCTCCG
It encodes:
- a CDS encoding recombinase family protein, whose protein sequence is MRAAVSYIRVSKPKQGRSGLGLEAQQAAIRSFCAQHGFNIEAEYREVETGKGADALERRPELAAAMKFARKLGRGGKSGAAPIIIAKLDRLSRDVHFISGLMVQRIPFIVTELGPEVDPFMLHIHAAVAEKERERIAQRTKEALAAAKARGQMLGNPAIGEARKAEADLHAEHFRPILGPLRHLPAKRISVILNDRGVTTPRGGKWQATQVIRLLSRLQLSAGNPS